ATCAACCGGCATTATTTCGACCGCTCGCGTGACTCATGCAACGCCAGCCGCGACGTATGCCAAAGTGCCTGAACGTAACTGGGAAAGTGACGATAAGTTAAGTGATGAGGCTAAAGCTACTGGCTGCAAAGACATTGCTGCCCAGTTGGTTGAATTGGACGCTGGCGATGGTATTGATGTGATTATGGGCGGTGGTCGTCGGCATTTTATTCCTGAGACAGTTACTGACTCGGAAGGAAAAACCGGAAAGCGCACGGATGGACGCGACTTAACCAATGAGTGGCTGGAGCGTTACAGTGATCAGTCGGCCTTTTATGTCGAAGATCAAGCCGGTTTCGCTGGTTTGGATTTGGCCAATACGGATAAATTATTAGCCTTGTTTAATTCCTCGCACATGCAATACAACACCGATCGTTTAAGTGATGTCGGTGGTGAGCCGACGGTTACCGAAATGACTCAAGGTGCTTTGGACGTACTTAAAAAGAATGACAAGGGTTATTTTTTGATGGTTGAGTCCGGTCGTATCGATCACGGACACCATGCCGGCAATGCTTACCGGGCTTTGGATGACACCATCGAGTTTGCTAACGCTGTTCAGTATGCGATGGATAACACGGATCCTGAGGAAACCTTGATTCTTGTAACGGCTGATCACAGTCATGTGTTTACCATTGCTGGTTATCCTCAACGCGGTAATCCTATTTTGGGTTTGGTGAAATCTACCGATAGTAGCGGCCAACCCAAGTCAGAACCTTCTTTAGCCTCAGACGGCATGCCCTATACAACTGTTGGTTACGCCAACGGCTTAGGTTTCGCCGACTATGGGGATGGTAACGGTGGTGATCAACGTTATGGCGACGATGCTCATGTAGGCCGTGTTGATTTAACATCCGCTGATACGACTCAGTCAGGCTTCCACCAAGAAGCATTGGTGCCTTTAGGTTCTGAAACTCATGCGGGCGAAGATATTACGGTTCATGCTGTCGGCCCTGGTGCGCACTTATTACAAGGCGTTATCGAACAAAACGTTATTTTCCACGTCATCAACCAAGCGGCGGAACTTGGTGGTGCGGCTTATCAATAGGCGCTTGTCATGAACAGCGATCAGAATTTAATTTGAGGATAAAGCAATGAGTATTTTTGAAAAAAAGCAGCACTCTAAAAAGCATGCTTACACACTATTAAGTGCCTTGATATCAGCGACATTGTTAACGGCATGTTTCGGTGATAATGACGATGATGAATCGGCGCCAGAGCCTGAGCCACCCGTATCCAGCGTGGACTGGACGAAAACCAATCAGTGGTTTAATCAAGGTAAAACGCGTGTTGATGCAGCTCTTGAAACTGAAGAAGTTTTGGTAAAGGGTTCAGCGAAGAATGTGATTCTTTTTGTTGGTGATGGTATGGGTGTCTCGACGGTCACAGCCGCTCGTATTTTTGCAGGGCAAAAAGCAGGTCACACAGGGGAAGAGTATCAGCTAAGCTTTGATAAATTTCCAGTGGCGGGCTTTGCGAAAACTTATAACACCAACCAGCAAACGCCAGATTCAGCGGGCACTATGACCGCAATGATTAGCGGCGTTAAAACCAAAGCTGGGGTGATCGGTTATCCAGAAAGCGCTCTAAGAGCGGACTGTGGTTCAGCGAAGGGAAATGAGTTGGTGACTGCTGTTGAGTTAGCTGAAATGGCTGGAATGGCTACTGGAGTGGTTTCGACGGCACGTATCACTCATGCCACGCCAGCAGCAACTTACGCAAAGTCTCCTGAGCGCAACTGGGAAAGCGATGACAAGCTGACTGACGAAGCAAAAGCAAACGGCTGTAAAGATATCGCCACTCAGCTTGTCGATTTCTCATACGGCGATGGTATTGATGTGGTCATGGGAGGCGGTCGTCGTCACTTTATTCCAAGTACCGTGACCGATGAAGAAGGAAAGTCAGGAAAGCGTACTGATGGCGTTAACTTGATTGATTCATGGAAAGCAAAGTATGCCTCAGGTAGTTATGTTTACGACCAAGCTGGCTTTGATGCCTTGAGCGCTGATTCAAGCAAAGTTCTTGGCTTGTTCAACTCATCGCACATGGAGTATGAAGCAGATCGCGCTAATGATACGGCGGGCGAACCTTCGTTGAGCGAGATGACGTCAAAGTCGATAGATATCTTAAGCAAAAATGACAAAGGCTTCTTTTTAACCGTGGAGTCAGGCCGAATTGATCATGGTCACCATGCTGGTAACGCTTACCGTGCGCTTGAAGATGCTGTTGAGTTTGCACAAGCGGTACAAGCCGCTGTCGACAAAGTTGATTTAAGCGAGACCTTGATAATTGTTACTGCTGACCATAGTCATGTATTTACCTTGGCTGGCTATCCTACGCGAGGCAACCCAATTTTGGGCGTGGTCAAAGGTAATGATGGGGCGGGACACCCTAACGATGAAGCTGTGATGGCTAAAGATGATATGCCTTACACCACCGTCGGTTACGCTAATGGCTTAGGCTTTGCCGACTATGGTGACGGGAATGGTGGTGATCAGCGATACGGTGATCCAGCCGCTGCCCATCGTCATGACCTTGAAGGTATTGATACTGAGTCAACAGGTTTCCACCAAGAGGCATTGATTCCATTGGGTTCTGAGACTCATTCGGGTGAAGATGTGGGCATTTATGCCATTGGCCCTGGGGCACAGTTACTGCGTGGTACTCATGAGCAAAGCAACATTTTCCATGCTATGAATCATATCGCTGATTTAGTAGGAAAGGCTGAAGCAACTCAATAGTTAGCACGTTTATTGGCACCCTTAACTCTCTGACTGGGAAGAGGGTGCCACATTATTAAAGCTAAAGCAGATGTATGAAGTGAACATTATGTTTCAAATGAATAAGCTCGTTACTCTAACTGCCATACTATGTTTTATGGCTCTGGCCTTATCAAGTTTATCCATGGCACAACCCTCATCCTCGGCCAAGAAGGCGGAGTTTGTTGTGACTAAAGGCGCTGCGTCATCTTTACTAACCGTTTGGTTTGACCATGAAACGCTCGCATTTTCACCGCAAGACTCTAACAAAGTTGGTGTGTGGCATTTATGGCAAACCAATAACCCCAGTTTTTATCAAGTCTACTCTGAGGCTGGCTATCGCATTGAATTCGATCGCTTTGCTAGCCAGGACATGCAGTCGGTTTTAGATGATCTGAAGCAACTGATCAGTCACGGAAACTTTGTTGATAGTCATGCGATTAACGCTAAACAGTTTGAGCTGGCATCGCTCGAATCAGGGTTAACCGTACAACAACACATGGAGCAGTGGAGTGACTATAAAACCTATGACTATGCAGACATTGGAGACAATGAAGCGGATCCGATGCTAGGTAAATTAATTCAGCAGGGATTTATTCGAGCGCTTTAAGTCAGGACTATCGCTAACGATGCGCATTTTGAAGCACTAACTTTTTTCCTTTTTAGGGCTTTATTATTGCAAGGCTTTGAGCGATAATGCGCGCAACTCAGCTGGTCCCCCCGCAACGATACGTTGTGAATCCCGCCAGGCCCGGAAGGGAGCAACGGTAGCAGCCGACTCGTGTGCCGGGGTGTGGCTAGCTGGGCCTTAACCATCAATAGGTTAAGGGCATCGTTAGATGACCGAGTCAGATTTAAAAAAAGCCGCTAGTGGAAACACTGAGCGGCTTTTTCTTTACCCTAAGAAAAGGAACTTAACCCTCTAGCTTAGCGCTTTAGTTCACGAGCACTGTCTTCATCATTATTGGGATCGACAATCATGGATTCCAATTTCGATTCATATGCATCAACTTCGAAAACGTCGCGTAACGTCGTGATATCACGAATCAATTCTTTATCGCTGATAAGCGCCCCAATGGTGTCACCATAACCAGTACCACCATTACCGCCCGGTGAGGCTAGGTTGTATGAGTCGAAAATTTCTTCATAAGCAGCATAATCGGTTTCAAAGCGCCATGAGCAGCCATTTCCAAGTGACTCACTCGGTAACCAAGTGTCGCCATCTCCAAAGTCAGCGTTTCGAGCTAAGTTACACGCTTCTTCAGTACTGAATGGCCCCCGAGAGTCATAATTGTAGCTATAGTTACCCGTATACTGTTGTGCCGTGTAAAACCAGCCGCCACAAGTCGCGCAGTTAGATGCTGCAGAGGAGTTTATGCTAGTAGCACCCAAGCCAACGGCTGCTGCTGTTATCAAGATTGTTTTTAAGTGTTTCATTAGAAAGCCTCGTTGTTGTCATATTCAGTTACTGAGTGTAGAGCGAGGCGAAGGCCGAAGCGATTGTTATCTAGGGCAAAAGAGGGAGTCTTTGGGAAAACTTGGGTAAAAGCCTATCTATTTGATTTTTATGAATTAAATGTTTTGCATACACTGCCGGTTTGTGACAAATAGATTTTCCATCGGTTTAAAGTGTGCTATGGTTTCTGCACTAAAACGATAAGCATTTCTATATTGATTAATTTATGAGCTATCAAGTGCTCGCCCGCAAATGGCGCCCAAAAAACTTCCAAGAACTTCGTGGTCAAGAGCACGTCAGTCGTGCTTTGGTCAATGCTATCGAAAGCGGTCGACTGCACCATGCTTATCTTTTCACCGGGACACGCGGTGTCGGTAAAACGACCATCGCACGGATTCTATCGAAGTGTTTGAACTGTGAAGCAGAAGGCGTCACAGCCACACCTTGTGGACAATGTGGCAGCTGCTCAGAAATTGATCAAGGTCGCTTTGTTGATCTGATTGAAGTGGATGCAGCCTCTAGAACCAAAGTCGATGATACTCGTGAACTTCTCGAAAATGTTCAGTACCGACCAACTCGTGGTCGATATAAGGTATACCTTATTGATGAGGTTCATATGCTCTCTAACAGCTCTTTTAACGCGCTGTTAAAAACATTAGAAGAGCCACCTGAGCACGTAATATTTTTATTGGCAACGACCGATCCGCAAAAGCTTCCGGTTACGGTTTTATCTCGCTGCTTGCAGTTCCATCTTAAGCACATGGATGAAGAGACGATTGCGAATCATCTTCAGTTTATCCTTGAGCAGGAATCCATAGCGTTTGAGGCGCCGTCACTAAGCCTGATTGCGCAATCTGCCGAAGGCAGTATGCGTGATGCTCTGAGCCTTCTTGATCAGGCTATTGCCTATGGCCAGGGTAAAGTCCTAGAAGACGATATCCGTACCATGCTGGGCACTATTGACCATAAATTCATGGTGCGCTTACTAGAAGCTCTAGCCAGTAAAGATAGCGTAATGGCGATTAAAGCGGTTCATGATATGAGTCATTATCCGGTGGACTTTGCAGACGCGCTGAAAGAACTACTGAGTCGCCTCCACCAGGTTGCCGTTTATCAAGCCACCGAAGTTATGCTTGATGCGGCAGCGTCATATATCCCTGAGTTTGCAGATATTTTCGATGCAGCTGATCTTCAAATGTACTATCAGTTAGGGTTACACGCTCGTCGCGATTTGGAGTGGGCTCCATCAGCAAAGCAGGGGCTGGAAATGGCCTTATTGAGAATGCTTGCCTTCCAAATGGATACCGGCTCGTCTCAGGCAAACCCAACGCCAAAAAAAAAAGTTAATCTAAACTCAGATACCGTCTCAAGCCCTCGGAATCAATCCGAGGAAGCGAAATCTACCTCTCCTGAAACTCAAGTTTTTTTAAATGAGACTGAGCGAGAGGCCGGGCACCATCCTGTAAGCGCTGAATCAAACAAAACGGCGAAAGAACCGGAAAAACAACCAGTTAAAGATGATACTTCAGAAGTTGCTTTGACCAAAAGCTCTGAACCAGAGCTTGCGGGTTATGAGCAATTTATGCAACAAGATGACCGTGAGGAAGACGACTCTTCTGACTTTTATCATCAGGCTGATAGTCAGTCACCGATAGAAAGCGAGCAAGCCAAACCTAGCCCAGAGCAACCTGAGAGTAAGGACCATAGCGACGATGATGAAGCGCTAGCTAGCCTACATTCAGCGCTTGGATTAAGTTTAGATGGGCAAAGTCATGTTAGTCAAAAAGATAAAATGCCAGAAAAGCCAGTTCCAAAGGAGCATCCTTCAAAGGAGCGTTCTTCAGAGGAGCCTGCTAAGGGAGATAGTGACAGCTTGCAGTCCCAAGTAGTGGCTGAATCTGGACGAGCTGACACCTTGGAAGAAGTGGAAAACATAGATGTTGAGCAAAATGCTGAACAGGCTTCGAGTCCCAGTTATGAGGGGCCTGAGAGTTATGACAGCGACATTGAGCGTTTAATGCAGGCAAGTTACGAGTCAAGCAATGAGCCAGCCACTGCACACTTTGAAGAAACTGAGCGCCCGAACGCTCCTCAAGGCGGAGTAAGCGCTTCAACGGCAGATGAACTGGAGTTTGTTCCAGAGCTTGATGTCCCTGAAGAGGCCATGGCATGGGCAAATTTAGTACAAAAGCTTGAATTACAGGGGACTTACCACCAAATAGCACAGTCCAGTTGTGCTATTTGGAGCTCTGAGCAGGATGTAATCTTAGAGTTAGCTCCAGAGCAGGAAGTATTGTTGACTGCTAGCGCAAAAGATAATGTTAATAATGCCTTGGCTGCGTGTTTAGGGAAGCCGATCAATATTGAGTGGCAACTAAAACAGCCAAGCATTGAAACTCCGGCAGAGATTTGGCAGCACCAGGCTAAACTGAAGTTGCAAAAAGCGTGTGAAGATTTAAATCAACACCCGTTTAGTCAGCAGTTACAGCAACATTTTGGTGCAAAAATCGATCATCAGTCGGTCACTTATTTAGACAGCTAAAGTCACAAGGCATTAGCTAAGACATATTCATTAATTATTGAGGTAGAGCCATGTTTGGTAAAGGTGGTTTGGGCAACATGATGAAGCAAGCCCAGCAAATGCAAGAAAAAATGCAGAAAGCACAGGAAGAAATTGCTCAGCTAGAAGTCACTGGTGAAGCCGGTGCTGGAATGGTTAAAGTCACGATGACTGGTCGCCATGATGTTAAGCGTGTGGAGATTGATCCTAGCTTAATGGACGACGAGAAAGAGTTACTTGAAGACCTCGTTGCTGCAGCAATTAATGCGGCGGTGCGTAAGGTTGAAGAGACGACGAAAGAGAAGATGGCGGGAGCGACTGAGGGGATGAATCTTCCACCAGGTATGAACTTACCTTTTTAATTAAAGTATCTTTTTGAGCCTGAGCTTTGTTAGTGCTGTGCTCAAATCCTCATGTACTTTTGTACACTACGGATTCTGCGCGCAGTACTGCCTCGCTCAAACACAAAATTCTACCTTAAATTTGCCAAGAGTGGCTATCCAACTTTAAGAAGTTAATATGCAGTCTCCGTTGATTAAAAAATTGATAGATGCTTTTACATGCTTACCTGGCGTGGGCCCTAAGTCTGCCCAACGTATGGCTTACCATTTGTTGGAACGTAATCGTGATGGTGGTATGCATTTATCTAGCGCGCTAGTGTCAGCTATGGAAGGGGTGCACCACTGTCAACGTTGTCGTGACTTTACTGAGTCTGACTTATGCGGAATCTGTCAATCACAACGTCGAGACAGAAATTTGTTGTGTATTGTAGAAAGCCCTGCTGATGTTATCGCGATTGAGGCAACCGGAGGCTTCCAAGGTACTTATTTTGTGCTAATGGGGCACCTTTCGCCACTCGACGGTATTGGCCCCGAAGACATTGGTTTGGATCAACTTAACGTGTTGATTAATGAAGAAAAACCCACCGAAATTATCTTAGCCACTAACTCCACGGTTGAAGGAGAGGCTACTGCTCACTTCATCGCAGAAATGCTCAAAGGCTCTGAGACCGTCTTATCTCGCATAGCTTCTGGCGTTCCGCTAGGGGGCGAGCTTGAGTACATAGACGGTGGAACTTTGATGCATTCATTTTCTGGAAGAAAACCCTATATCTCATAGTTTTTAACTATTTTTGATACAAATCGATACTTTTTACATGCTATTTCCTTTTGCGATATAATTGTTTGGTTGATTATATATTTTGCAAAGGTATTGCTATGAAGAACGAAGGTTTAAAACTAAAATTATTAACGCTTGCGGCGTCTGGCTTGCTGTTAACGGCTTGTGGTGGCGGGAGCGACTCAGATTCATCTGACTCACAACCTCCGGTTAGTGAAGCTCCTACATGGACTGCTGGGGTATTTGAGGATGAAGACAACTTCAAAGATCGTTGTGAAAGTCCTCGTTCGGGTAATGACATTGATGGAAACCCTTGGCCAGATGTGGCGGGTAGCCATTTACATGAAAAGCATTGGTTGCGATCTTGGAGCAATAACACATACCTTTGGTATGATGAAATTCAGGATCAAAATCCAGCGAACTTTGGTGTCCCAACGGATTACTTCGAAGTCCTAAAAACTGAAGAGCTCACCAGCTCTGGTGCCGATAAAGATAACTTTCACTTTTCTCAAGATACCGATGCTTATCAGCAGCGCGCTTCTTCGGGTGCAAGCTCTGGTTACGGTGCACGCTTTTTCTTAATCCAAGCAGCACCTCCTCGCAAAATTGTGATTGCCTATACTGAACCAAGTTCTCCAGCAACTAATGCGGGCTTGACTCGTGGTGCTGAAATTCTTGAGGTCGACGGCGTTGATGTTGTTAACGGCAACGATGTTAACACTTTAAATGATGGCCTTTTCCCGTCAAATGATGGAGAAACGCATGAGTTTGTTGTACGTGATTTAGGTGCCTCAAGCACGCGTACAATTACTATGACTTCGACCACGGTAACCTCTGATCCTGTGCAAAATGAGCAAGTCTTTGATACAGCTAGCGGCAAAGTAGGTTACATGCAGTTCAATACCTTTGGAACTCGTACAGCCGAACAAGAGCTTATTAATGCTTTCGTAGACTTCTCTAATGAGGGTGTTCAAGACTTAGTGGTTGACCTTCGCTATAACGGCGGTGGCTTCTTATTTATCTCCAGTCAGCTAGCTTACATGGTGGCGGGGCAGGCTCAGACGCAAGGCCGAATTTATGAAGAGTCAGTTTGGAATGACAAGCATCCTAATGTAAGTCCTGTTACTGGCGAAAGCTTAGATCCAATTCCTTTTTTCAGTACAACGTCTGATGAGGCTACTGCTCCGGGCGGGACTCTGCCATCAGTAAATCTTAACCGTGTTTTTGTACTCTCTACGGGCGGCACATGTTCTGCGAGTGAAGCATTTATCAATGGTTTGCGTGGTATTGACGTAGAAGTTGTTCTTATTGGCGGCACGACTTGTGGTAAACCTTATGGCTTCTTCCCAACTGACAACTGTGGAACAACTTATTTCACGATTCAGTTTAGAGGTGAAAACGAAAAAGGTTTTGGTCAATATGCCGACGGCTTTGTTCCATCAACAACAGATAACGGGCAAGACTTCGTGAAAGGCTGTACTGTGGCAGATGATTTCGAGCACTTGTTAGGCGACCCTAATGAAGCGATGCTGGCAGCAGCGCTGGACTATCGTGTTAGCGGTTCATGCCCAACTACAACGGAAAAACCTGCGCAACGTAATGCCTACAAAGGGTTTGTCAAAGACGGTTCATTGCTAAAGTCACAAAGAGTTCAAGAGCGTCTATTCCTTGAGCAAAACCGCATAATGACGACTCCTAAGGAGCTGAAGTAATGAAATTAACAGCTCTATCAGTGGCAATATTGGTAATGAGTCTTATGGGCTGCAAAACGACAGAATGGAACAAAGACGTAGCAGTGCCAGCCGTGGCTGTGAACTTTAATTCTGAAGCGAAGGCGGAAGTGGCTGATATTATCAATCAGGCTATGCCCGGCGCTAATGTTAAGTTGGCCAATGACATATTCAGTAAGGACCATAGGCTTTTCATTCAGCGCGAACCTACCATGGTTGATGGTAACCCTGCTCAGGGGCGCATTACCGAAATGCCAAGAAAGTTTGAGCTTTATCATTTGGAAGACACCTGCTTTTTAGTGGATGATAAAACTCAAGATACTTATTTGCTTGGTGTTCTTCAGTGCCAACCTAAATAGTTACTGAGTAGAGTACTCGTAAAGCCAGCCAGCTTGTTCTAAGCTTGCTGGCTTTTTTATGCTCTTAATTCGCAGTTTACTATTGAAAAAAAGGTGAATGTCCCCATTTTTTTCACATCGTGGTAACTAGTGTGAAGAAAATAACTATGTCAGAAACTACTACTAAACAAAAACATTCCTTTCAGACTGAAGTAAAACAACTGTTGCACTTAATGGTGCATTCGCTTTATTCAAACAAAGAAATTTTCCTTCGTGAACTCATCTCCAATGCGGCTGATGCAGCTGATAAGTTGCGCTTCAAAGCTCTAAAAGATAGCAGCCTTTACGGCGACGATGCTGAGTTAAGAATTCGAATTACTACTGATAAAGATGCAAAAACAGTCACCATTTCAGATAATGGTGTCGGTATGACGGAACAAGAGGTTATTAACAACCTCGGTACCATTGCTAAATCAGGAACCGCAGACTTTCTTAAGCAGCTTACAGGCGATCAGAAAAAAGACTCGAAACTGATTGGACAGTTCGGCGTCGGCTTTTATTCAGCCTTTATCGTTGCGGATAAAGTGACGGTGGTCACTCGTGGCGCGGAAGCTGGAATTAATGAAGCTGTGATTTGGGAATCTGCCGGTGATGGCGAGTTTACCATCGAGCCGACAGAAAAAGGCTCACGCGGCACGGAAATCACCTTGCATCTGAAAGACGGCGAAGAAGAGTTCCTCGAAGACTTCAGGTTACGAAACATCATTGGAAAATATTCCGATCACATTTCGCTGCCAGTCGAAATGCACAAGATGAGTTCTGATGAGGAGAACGACTCAGAGGGTGTTGAGTTTGAAGCCGTGAACAAAGCTACAGCCTTGTGGACTCGGCCTAAATCAGATATTTCAGATGAGGAATACCAAGAGTTTTATAAGCATATTTCTCATGATTTCCAAGAACCTCTAACGTGGAGCCATAACCAAGTAGAAGGTACTCAAGAATATACAAGCCTCCTGTATATTCCTTCAAAAGCGCCATTCGATTTATGGAATCGGGATCGTGTACGTGGCGTCAAGCTTTATGTCCAACGTGTTTTTATTATGGATGATGCTGAGCAGTTCTTGCCAGTCTATTTGCGCTTTGTACGCGGTTTGCTGGATTCCAATGACTTACCGTTGAATGTGTCGAGAGAAATCTTACAAGATTCACAAGTGACTCAATCGCTACGAAATGCAACGGTCTCACGTATCTTAAAAATGCTTGAGCAGCTTGCTAAAAAGGACAAAGAGAAATATCAGGCGTTCTGGGACGAGTTTGGGCAAGTGCTGAAAGAGGGCACAGGGGAGGACTTTGCTAATAAAGAAAAGATAGCCAAGTTATTCCGTTTCAGTTCAACTCATACGGATTCGAAAGAACAAACAGTGTCGCTTGATGACTATATTGGACGAATGAAGCCGGAGCAAGAGAAAATTTATTACATTGCAACAGATAGTTTCCTTGCTGCTAAAAATAGCCCACATCTAGAGATCTTCCGCAAGAAAGGCATCGAAGTATTGCTGATGCACGACCGTATTGATGAGTGGACGATTTCACATCTGAATGAATATGAAGGGAAGCAGTTTGTATCGGTAACTCAGGGTGATCTTAATCTTGGCAATTTAGAGGATGCTGAGGATAAGAAAGCACAAGAAAAGGCTTCAGAAGAACATAAAGATCTGGTTGAGCGAGTCAAGTCTGTCTTATCTGACAAAGTTGCGGACGTTAAAATTACGATGCGCTTGACGGACACACCAGCTTGTATTGTCGCTGGAGAAGGGGATATGCCTCTGCAAATGGTCAAAATGCTGCAAGCAGCAGGTCAAGAGGTTCCTGACGTTAAGCCAGTATTTGAAATCAACCCAGACCATGCGCTGATCAGCTTGGTGGAAAACGAGAAAAATGATGAGCAGTTTGGTGAGTGGGTAGAAGTCCTGTTTGATCAGGCGCTTCTAGCCGAGCAGGGGCAGTTGGACGATCCTGCGAGTTTCGCTAGTAAGCTCAACAAGCTCTTGTTAAAATTGGCGCATTAAGCCAGCGAATAGCCGCCCTTGAGGCGGCTTTTTTATGAGAAAGTTTTTGTCGAGTAAGTTATTCAAAGTTCTTTTTGCGATAGGCGTATTAGCGATATTTATTGGCTCTATCATGCCCGGAAAGCAGCTGCCCTCAAATTTACCGTGGGATAAGGCGCTTCACTTTATAGGCTATTTTGGACTGGGCTTTTTAGCTCGCATGGGTTCGGTAAAGCGC
The Kangiella marina DNA segment above includes these coding regions:
- the recR gene encoding recombination mediator RecR; protein product: MQSPLIKKLIDAFTCLPGVGPKSAQRMAYHLLERNRDGGMHLSSALVSAMEGVHHCQRCRDFTESDLCGICQSQRRDRNLLCIVESPADVIAIEATGGFQGTYFVLMGHLSPLDGIGPEDIGLDQLNVLINEEKPTEIILATNSTVEGEATAHFIAEMLKGSETVLSRIASGVPLGGELEYIDGGTLMHSFSGRKPYIS
- the dnaX gene encoding DNA polymerase III subunit gamma/tau — its product is MSYQVLARKWRPKNFQELRGQEHVSRALVNAIESGRLHHAYLFTGTRGVGKTTIARILSKCLNCEAEGVTATPCGQCGSCSEIDQGRFVDLIEVDAASRTKVDDTRELLENVQYRPTRGRYKVYLIDEVHMLSNSSFNALLKTLEEPPEHVIFLLATTDPQKLPVTVLSRCLQFHLKHMDEETIANHLQFILEQESIAFEAPSLSLIAQSAEGSMRDALSLLDQAIAYGQGKVLEDDIRTMLGTIDHKFMVRLLEALASKDSVMAIKAVHDMSHYPVDFADALKELLSRLHQVAVYQATEVMLDAAASYIPEFADIFDAADLQMYYQLGLHARRDLEWAPSAKQGLEMALLRMLAFQMDTGSSQANPTPKKKVNLNSDTVSSPRNQSEEAKSTSPETQVFLNETEREAGHHPVSAESNKTAKEPEKQPVKDDTSEVALTKSSEPELAGYEQFMQQDDREEDDSSDFYHQADSQSPIESEQAKPSPEQPESKDHSDDDEALASLHSALGLSLDGQSHVSQKDKMPEKPVPKEHPSKERSSEEPAKGDSDSLQSQVVAESGRADTLEEVENIDVEQNAEQASSPSYEGPESYDSDIERLMQASYESSNEPATAHFEETERPNAPQGGVSASTADELEFVPELDVPEEAMAWANLVQKLELQGTYHQIAQSSCAIWSSEQDVILELAPEQEVLLTASAKDNVNNALAACLGKPINIEWQLKQPSIETPAEIWQHQAKLKLQKACEDLNQHPFSQQLQQHFGAKIDHQSVTYLDS
- a CDS encoding alkaline phosphatase, with protein sequence MSIFEKKQHSKKHAYTLLSALISATLLTACFGDNDDDESAPEPEPPVSSVDWTKTNQWFNQGKTRVDAALETEEVLVKGSAKNVILFVGDGMGVSTVTAARIFAGQKAGHTGEEYQLSFDKFPVAGFAKTYNTNQQTPDSAGTMTAMISGVKTKAGVIGYPESALRADCGSAKGNELVTAVELAEMAGMATGVVSTARITHATPAATYAKSPERNWESDDKLTDEAKANGCKDIATQLVDFSYGDGIDVVMGGGRRHFIPSTVTDEEGKSGKRTDGVNLIDSWKAKYASGSYVYDQAGFDALSADSSKVLGLFNSSHMEYEADRANDTAGEPSLSEMTSKSIDILSKNDKGFFLTVESGRIDHGHHAGNAYRALEDAVEFAQAVQAAVDKVDLSETLIIVTADHSHVFTLAGYPTRGNPILGVVKGNDGAGHPNDEAVMAKDDMPYTTVGYANGLGFADYGDGNGGDQRYGDPAAAHRHDLEGIDTESTGFHQEALIPLGSETHSGEDVGIYAIGPGAQLLRGTHEQSNIFHAMNHIADLVGKAEATQ
- a CDS encoding alkaline phosphatase; this encodes MQRLSKTIIAAAVSCGLVSVAHSAVLPEVQSNSPWFTDGQAAIEKQLNQTPKSKAKNVILFVGDGMGVSTITAARILAGQRLGNSGEENLLSFETMPYSAQVKTYNTNQQTPDSAGTMTAMMTGVKTKAGVINIAPDTDRANCDTASGYELKTALEMAEEKGLSTGIISTARVTHATPAATYAKVPERNWESDDKLSDEAKATGCKDIAAQLVELDAGDGIDVIMGGGRRHFIPETVTDSEGKTGKRTDGRDLTNEWLERYSDQSAFYVEDQAGFAGLDLANTDKLLALFNSSHMQYNTDRLSDVGGEPTVTEMTQGALDVLKKNDKGYFLMVESGRIDHGHHAGNAYRALDDTIEFANAVQYAMDNTDPEETLILVTADHSHVFTIAGYPQRGNPILGLVKSTDSSGQPKSEPSLASDGMPYTTVGYANGLGFADYGDGNGGDQRYGDDAHVGRVDLTSADTTQSGFHQEALVPLGSETHAGEDITVHAVGPGAHLLQGVIEQNVIFHVINQAAELGGAAYQ
- the htpG gene encoding molecular chaperone HtpG yields the protein MSETTTKQKHSFQTEVKQLLHLMVHSLYSNKEIFLRELISNAADAADKLRFKALKDSSLYGDDAELRIRITTDKDAKTVTISDNGVGMTEQEVINNLGTIAKSGTADFLKQLTGDQKKDSKLIGQFGVGFYSAFIVADKVTVVTRGAEAGINEAVIWESAGDGEFTIEPTEKGSRGTEITLHLKDGEEEFLEDFRLRNIIGKYSDHISLPVEMHKMSSDEENDSEGVEFEAVNKATALWTRPKSDISDEEYQEFYKHISHDFQEPLTWSHNQVEGTQEYTSLLYIPSKAPFDLWNRDRVRGVKLYVQRVFIMDDAEQFLPVYLRFVRGLLDSNDLPLNVSREILQDSQVTQSLRNATVSRILKMLEQLAKKDKEKYQAFWDEFGQVLKEGTGEDFANKEKIAKLFRFSSTHTDSKEQTVSLDDYIGRMKPEQEKIYYIATDSFLAAKNSPHLEIFRKKGIEVLLMHDRIDEWTISHLNEYEGKQFVSVTQGDLNLGNLEDAEDKKAQEKASEEHKDLVERVKSVLSDKVADVKITMRLTDTPACIVAGEGDMPLQMVKMLQAAGQEVPDVKPVFEINPDHALISLVENEKNDEQFGEWVEVLFDQALLAEQGQLDDPASFASKLNKLLLKLAH
- a CDS encoding S41 family peptidase, encoding MKNEGLKLKLLTLAASGLLLTACGGGSDSDSSDSQPPVSEAPTWTAGVFEDEDNFKDRCESPRSGNDIDGNPWPDVAGSHLHEKHWLRSWSNNTYLWYDEIQDQNPANFGVPTDYFEVLKTEELTSSGADKDNFHFSQDTDAYQQRASSGASSGYGARFFLIQAAPPRKIVIAYTEPSSPATNAGLTRGAEILEVDGVDVVNGNDVNTLNDGLFPSNDGETHEFVVRDLGASSTRTITMTSTTVTSDPVQNEQVFDTASGKVGYMQFNTFGTRTAEQELINAFVDFSNEGVQDLVVDLRYNGGGFLFISSQLAYMVAGQAQTQGRIYEESVWNDKHPNVSPVTGESLDPIPFFSTTSDEATAPGGTLPSVNLNRVFVLSTGGTCSASEAFINGLRGIDVEVVLIGGTTCGKPYGFFPTDNCGTTYFTIQFRGENEKGFGQYADGFVPSTTDNGQDFVKGCTVADDFEHLLGDPNEAMLAAALDYRVSGSCPTTTEKPAQRNAYKGFVKDGSLLKSQRVQERLFLEQNRIMTTPKELK
- a CDS encoding YbaB/EbfC family nucleoid-associated protein, which gives rise to MFGKGGLGNMMKQAQQMQEKMQKAQEEIAQLEVTGEAGAGMVKVTMTGRHDVKRVEIDPSLMDDEKELLEDLVAAAINAAVRKVEETTKEKMAGATEGMNLPPGMNLPF